GGACCAGGGCATCGCCACGTCCGTGCTCTCCATCGAGTGGGATGCGGCGGACAAGGCGATCGGCTATGACGTGGAATGGCGTCGTGGTGATCTCAACTGGGTCCGCGCCGGTCGCGTCGGGACGCAGAGCCTGGAAGTGCGTGGCGTCTACGCCGGCCAGTATCTGGCCCGCGTACGCGCGGTCAATGCGCTGGGCGCGGTGTCGCAGCCGACGCTCAGCGCGCTCACCACCATTGAAGGCAAGACGACGCCGCCTCCCTCGCTGGCATCGTTGACCAGCGCTGCCCGCCCCTTCGGCATCGCACTGTCCTGGGGCTTCCCCGCAGGTGCAACCGATACCGAACGGACCGAACTCTGGTACGGCACCGGCCCCAATCGCGAGAGTGCGATCAAGCTGGGCGACTTCGCCTACCCGCAGGCCCAGCACCAGATGAACGGCCTGGCAGCTGGCGCGCGCTTCTGGTTCTGGGGACGGCTGGTGGATCGAAGTGGCAACATCGGCCCGTGGTATCCGGCGCAAGCAGGGGTGATGGGTGAGTCGAGCAGCAACCCGGATGACTACGACGCCTACTTTGCCGGCCGCATCAACGAAAGCGCGTTGGGCCAACAGCTGAGGGGCAAGATCGAGCGCGTCACCCAGGTGCTGCCGCTGGTCTGGGATGCCGAGGCAATCTACAGCCCAGGGCAATCCGTCATCCACGACGGCAGGATCTGGAGTTGGCAGGGCGCCGCTGCAGGCAACGAGACGCCGCCGGGCAGCCATTGGAAGAACATCGGCGACGCGATCGCCGAGGCGGGCGCCATCGTCGGCCGGGTCGACCAGCTGGAAATGGACGTTACCGACGTCGATGGCAAGGTGGCCGCGCAGGGGCAGAAGGTCGATGGCCTGTTCGCCCAGGTCAGCGACCACAGTGCCGGTGAGGAGGACTACAACGTCGGCGAGAACGATGTCAGTGCCGGCGCCATCACCGTCTACAGCGTGATGGCCGAGAAGGACGCGGCATTGGCCAAGCGTGTGGACACGGTCGAAGCGTCCATCGACGGTGTACCCGGCAAGATCGAAGGTGTCAGTGCTGCGGTCCAGCAGGTCTCGCAGGCCGTGGTCAACCTGGATGGCAAGGTCAGCGCGACCTATACGGTCAAGGCGCAGATCACCAGCGCCGGACAGATCTACATGGCTGGCATGGGGCTGGGCGTCGAGCAGCAGCCAGATGGCAGCTACCAGAGCCAGATCCTGATGCAGGCTGATCGCTTCGCGCTGATCAACGAGAGAAATGGACAGATCACCACGCCTTTCGTGGTCGAGAATGGCCAGACCTTCATCAGTCAGGCACTGATCGGAAACGGCAGGATCCAGAACGCGATGATCGGCGATTTCATCCAGTCCAATGCGGTGGGTGCGAGAGGGCAGCCACGTTGGCGGCTGGACAAGAGCGGCGCGATGACCATGACCGGCCCCGACAACGGCGGCTATCTGACCATCGTCAACAATGTGATCCAGGTATTTGATGCAGCCGGAACGCTGCGTGTGCAGATGGGGGTGTGGTGATGCCAGCAGGAATTCAGGTCTTCAACGCGGATGGCAGTCTGGGCTATGACCCGCAAGGCAGGTTGTTCCGCGTGCTTGCAAGCATCCAGTACAGCACGGTCGACGGCAGCGCAGCCTTCTCCCGGCAACCGGAAGATACCGATCTGACGGCGGTTGCCCGCGGCAGGTATGCCCCGGACTTCTCCATTGATGTGGCCTCCGGCATCGTCAGCTGGCGTCATGTCAATGTTCCCGCCAAGGACCGCTATCCCGGCATCGTCGAAATATGGGCCCGCTGACATGACTGCAGGAATCAAGATCATCAATGACTGGGGCACCGTACTGATCGACGATGCCTTCCCGACACTCGCGATGCTGGCTCAAGGCACGACCACGCTGGATGGGGAAGGAAGCAGGTACATCGGCAACCATGCCGGCATGGTTGCCGTGCGTTCGACCTCGGTGGTTGGAAGCCAGTACTACAATCAGATCGACGGATACTCGGCTGGGTTGTACCTGTTCGGTCCTCCAGGCGCAGTGGTGCAGTGGTATGTGTACGCACCGCCACAGGAACCACCGAGCAATTTTGGCCTGATCATCCGTGACGGTGCCGGCCGGCTGATGTTCGATGCGGGCAGGAAAGCCGCGCGGGTGGCTGGCCTTCGTTCTGCGTCGACACGGCCTGGCTGGCAGGGGAGCGCCCAGTTTGATCCGGGACGTGCATGGGCAGTGATGCCCCTGGTCTACGCGTACGACTCGGCGAACACATTCCAGCGATGGGGCGATCCACAGGAGTACCTGCAGCACGAGGACGTAAGTGTTTCCGGAGGGGCGGTCAACGGTGGAACCATCACCTTCGGGATGACGCAGACGGCGCGGCGTACCTACGGCCCCTACTACGGACTGCCTCTACCCACCCGGTTCACCTATACCGGGAACAATGCAGCCCTCGCGGTGCTGGATGTAACCGGCTACTAGCGCAGACCAGGTGTCGGTCTGGAAACAACGGCCCGGGCGGCCATTTGAGCCGCCCGGGCCCTTCCCGTAGACTTCGCCCCTCCCACGCTCCCCGACGACGCACTGCAGTGATCACGCCACCCTGACCTTTGCCGCACATCGGCAGCCGGCCCGCCCGGCTCAGGAACCCGTGTCTTTCCACTGCAGCGCCATGCGGCCACGCCCGCGTGTGCGCGGAGTTTTCCCATGCAAACGTCCTACCCCCTGCGCCAGCAATGGCTTGGCAACATCCGTGGTGATCTGCTGTCCGGCATGGTCGTCGCCCTGGCCCTGATTCCCGAGGCCATCGCCTTCTCGCTCATCGCCGGCGTCGACCCGAAGGTCGGCCTGTACGCCGCGTTCTCCATCGCGGTCGTCACCGCCATTGCCGGTGGCCGCCCGGGCATGATCTCCGCCGCCACCGGCGCGATGGCGCTGGTGATGGTCGACCTGGTCAAGGACCACGGCCTGCAGTACCTGTTCGCCGCCAGCATCCTGGCTGGCCTGCTGCAGGTGCTGGCCGGCGTGTTCAAGCTTGGCTCGCTGATGCGATTCGTCTCGCGCTCGGTCATCACCGGCTTCGTCAACGCGTTGGCGATCCTGATCTTCCTGGCGCAGATGCCCGAGCTGATCGGCCGTGGTCCCACGGTCTACGTGCTGTGTGCCGCCGCCCTGGCGATCATCTACCTGCTGCCGCGCCTCACCCGCGCGGTGCCTTCGCCGCTGGTGGCGATCGTCGTGCTTACTGCCGTGGTGATCGGGTTTGGTGTGGACGTGCGCAGCGTCGGCGACATGGGCCAGCTGCCCGACAGCCTGCCGCAGTTCCTCATCCCCGATGTGCCGCTCACCTGGGAGACCTTGCGCATCCTGCTGCCGGTGTCGGCCACGCTGGCCGTGGTTGGCCTGCTCGAATCGATGATGACCCTGCAGATCGTCGAGGACATCACTGAGACGCCCAGCGAGCGCAACCGCGAATGCATCGGCCAGGGCGTGGCCAACACGGTCACCGGTTTCCTCGGCGGCATGGCGGGCTGCGCGATGATCGGCCAGTCGGTCATCAACGTGACGTCCGGTGGCCGTGGCCGCCTGTCCTGCCTGGTGGCCGGCGTGCTGCTGCTGGTGCTTGTGGTGTACGGCAGTGACCTGGTGCGGCAGATCCCGATGGCCGCGCTGGTGGCGGTGATGATCATGGTCAGCATCGGCACCTTCAGCTGGCGCTCGCTGCGCGACCTGCGCACGCATCCGCGCAGTTCCTCGACCGTGATGCTGCTGACCGTGGTGGTCACCGTGGCCACCCACGACCTGGCCAAGGGCGTGCTCAGTGGCGTGCTGCTGTCGGCGCTGTTCTTCGCTCGCAAGGTTGGCCGCATGCTGGATGTGCAGCGCGAGGACGCCGGAGACACGCAGGTCTACCGCGTACGCGGGCAGGTGTTCTTCGCGTCCGCCGGCCAGCTGGGCGCCGCGTTCGACTACCAGCACGTGGCGCCGAAGGTGCAGATTGACCTGCGTGACGCCCATCTGTGGGACCTGACGGCGGTGGCCGCGCTGGAACGCGCGCAGGGAAAGCTGGCCGCGCATGGTGCCGAGGTGACGGTGGTGGGCCTGAATGTGGCCAGCCAGACGTTGATCGAACAGGTGGGCGGGCGCGCGGGTGGGCATTGAGGTTTACGCGTCCTGCTTCTGCGACGACGTGCACGCATTCTGAATCCAGTCAGGCATCTGAAATCCACGCTCGCGTAGCATGCGTTTCGTGATGGGGCCGATGGACGGCCCCGCGTTGACGGGCCACGCGCCTGGATGCCAAGGAGATGCAAGCAATGCAGGGAACGAACCACCTTCCAGCGGCCCCCCGTGAAACGTTCGGCAAGGCCGGGGCCATCGCGCTTGCGCTGGCCTTTGGCCTCAGCCTGGCGGCATGCCAGGCCAAGAGCCCGGAGGCGGATACGGCAGCTGCCCCCGCGGCCGCCGCGCCGGCCACTGCATCGCCGCCCGCCACTGCAGAGCCTGCACGCGCCGCACCTGCCACGACGGCGGCCGATGCTGATGACCAGGACATGCCGCCGCAGCGCCCGGATGATTCCTACAACAAGGCGACGTTGCGGCCGCAGTACGCCGCGTGCGTGAAATCCAGCGGCGGCGAGACACCGGCACTGCAGGCGTGTGGTGATGACGAGCTTGCCTGGCAGGAGCAGCGGCTCGAGCAGGCGTTCACCCGGATCGTCGACGGTCCCGACGGCAAGGACAAGGACAGGCTGATGGACGAGCAGGCCGCCTACATGTCCGATACCAATCGCTACTGCAGCTGGAACCCTGCCGAAGACGGGCAGGGGCAGATGCTGGACGCGCAGTCCTGCCGGATCAATCGCACGGCCAACCGTGCCGATGTGCTGCAGGCACTGACCTCGAAGTAATTCCCCCGCAAAGGAGTGCAGGAAAATGGATGTTGTGACCCAGGCAAAGCAGGCAATGGACAGCTGGCATCGCGGCCAGACGTCGGCGCATTTCGAAACCGGAGGTCGCGGCCCCGGCCACGTTTCCACTGGCAGGGGCGACCATGGCGGCGTGTCGTATGGCAGTTACCAGTACGCCACCAACGTTGGCGGCGTGGACGAATACGTCGCCGCCTCGCGCTATGGCAGCCGCTTCAACGGCCTGCAGGCAGGAACCCCGGCCTTCACCGAACGCTGGAAGGAAGTGGCGGCCGCCGACCCGGCAGGGTTTGCCAGGGACCAGCACGACTTCATCCAGCACAAGTACTACGACGTGCAGATGGGCCGCCTGAAGGATGTGGGCATCGATCTCTCCGGCCGTGGTGCGGCCGTGCAGGATGCGCTGTGGAGTACCTCGGTGCAGTACCGCGGCATGACCCGGTCGGTGTTCCAGAAGGGCCTGCAGCAGGCCTATGGCGAAGACTTCAAGCTGACTGAGCTGAGTGACGAGCAGATCGTCCGCGCGGTGCAGGACTACAAGCACGCCAATGTGCAGGTGCACTTCCAGAGCTCACCCACCCTGTGGGATTCGTTGCGTGATCGTGCGCTCACCGAGAAGACCGCACTGGTCGGGCTGGCGCGCTACGACCAGGTCAACCACAACCCCGAGGCTTACCGGGGCAAGGATTACCAGCAGGCGTTCGGTGAACCTGAGCCCAGCCAGCGTGGCCAGCGTGCGGCCGCATCGGCGATGGCCGACGGCGTGCTGGCACCCGGCGAGCGCGGTACCGAGGTCCAGGCCCTGCAGGCCAAGCTGATCCAGGCCGGCCATACCGGCCGCAACGGGCAACCTCTGACCGCCGATAGCCACTACGGTGCCAATACCGAGCATGCAGTGCGCGAGTTCCAGCAGGCGCATGGGCTGACCGTTGATGGCAAGGCCGGTCGGCTGACCCTGCAGGCCCTGGATACGGCGGTACGCGAGCACACGCCGGCGCAGCCTGTGGCACCGGCCACGCCTGCTGCGGCACCCGCACCCGCACCCGCGACTGCGCGCGAACCCGATGCCGCCGCCGCGCCCGGTGGCCAGCGCATCGTCGTGGTCGAACCCTTCGGCAACGGCAGCAGCAACCGCACACTGCGTCATGGCACCAGTGGCGAGGATGCCTACCGCGAACTGAAGATCCATCACCCGAACACCAACGCCGAGGCCGTGCGCACCGGCAATGCCGCCAAGGCTGACCGCCCGTCGGCAATGGTCGAGGGCGAGCTGGAAACGGTACGGACCCGCGGCGATCGCAACGGCATTCCGCTGGTGCACAAGGATCTGATCCTGAGCAATCCGCGCGGCGACCGTGAAGTGATGATTCCCAATCCCGTCGCAGGGTACGTGCAGGTCAACAACGACAAGTGGAACTCCGTCAGCATCTGGAGCCATCCGGCCGGGCATCCGCAGCGTGAACTGGTCGGGCAGGTGCTGCACGGTGCGCGTGGAACCACCCCCTACAAGACTGGTGATTTCGTCGAGTACGGTGCTCCGTTGATCCGCCAGTCCGATGCCGGTACCCCGGGTGCCGTGCACGCGCATATCGAGCTCGAGCCCGATCAGTACCGCAGGTTCCTGGGCGACATGCTCAACGACCGCATCACCCTGGGCGGCAAGGTGCAGGCACAGGGCCCGGAGGCCGCGCAGGCGGCACGCAGTGCACAGCAGGCGCCGATGGCCGATGGCGTGCTGAAGCAGGGCGAGCGCGGCGATGAGGTCAAGGCCTTGCAGGGCAAGCTGGCGGCGCTGGGCTATGCCGGGGCCGATGGCAAGCCGCTGCACGCCGATGGTGTGTATGGCAAGGACACGCTCGCAGCGGTCAAGCAGTTCCAGGCCAACAACGGCCTGGACGACGATGGCAAGGCGGGCCGCAAGACCCTGGCGCAGGTCGATGCCCCCAACGCGGTGAAGGCCGGTACCGCGCCGGCGGCACCGGCCCGGGTCGAACCTGCAGCGCCGGCCAGCATGCGCGACGCCGGGCATGCCGACAACGCGCGCTTCGATCAGGCGCTGGGCAAGCTGCAGGCGCTGGAGCAGCAGCGTGCCCAGGCCGGGCTGAAGCCGCTGTTCGACAACCCGCAGGAGGCCGAGCGGGCAGCCGGCCAGCTGGCCTACGAAAGCAAGGTGTCGGGCATGCGCCAGATCGACCACGTGGTGGCCCGCCCCGACGGCACCGGCCTGTTCGCGGTGCAGGGCGAGCTGGGGGATCCGGCGGCGCAGCGGACCTTCGTCGACCGCCAGCAGGCGGTGTCGCACTCGGTCGAGGCCAGCAGCCGGCAGAGTGAAGCGCTGGACAGTCAGTTCAACCAGCGTGCGCAGGAAC
The sequence above is a segment of the Stenotrophomonas maltophilia genome. Coding sequences within it:
- a CDS encoding SulP family inorganic anion transporter yields the protein MQTSYPLRQQWLGNIRGDLLSGMVVALALIPEAIAFSLIAGVDPKVGLYAAFSIAVVTAIAGGRPGMISAATGAMALVMVDLVKDHGLQYLFAASILAGLLQVLAGVFKLGSLMRFVSRSVITGFVNALAILIFLAQMPELIGRGPTVYVLCAAALAIIYLLPRLTRAVPSPLVAIVVLTAVVIGFGVDVRSVGDMGQLPDSLPQFLIPDVPLTWETLRILLPVSATLAVVGLLESMMTLQIVEDITETPSERNRECIGQGVANTVTGFLGGMAGCAMIGQSVINVTSGGRGRLSCLVAGVLLLVLVVYGSDLVRQIPMAALVAVMIMVSIGTFSWRSLRDLRTHPRSSSTVMLLTVVVTVATHDLAKGVLSGVLLSALFFARKVGRMLDVQREDAGDTQVYRVRGQVFFASAGQLGAAFDYQHVAPKVQIDLRDAHLWDLTAVAALERAQGKLAAHGAEVTVVGLNVASQTLIEQVGGRAGGH
- a CDS encoding lysozyme inhibitor LprI family protein; its protein translation is MQGTNHLPAAPRETFGKAGAIALALAFGLSLAACQAKSPEADTAAAPAAAAPATASPPATAEPARAAPATTAADADDQDMPPQRPDDSYNKATLRPQYAACVKSSGGETPALQACGDDELAWQEQRLEQAFTRIVDGPDGKDKDRLMDEQAAYMSDTNRYCSWNPAEDGQGQMLDAQSCRINRTANRADVLQALTSK
- a CDS encoding peptidoglycan-binding protein produces the protein MDVVTQAKQAMDSWHRGQTSAHFETGGRGPGHVSTGRGDHGGVSYGSYQYATNVGGVDEYVAASRYGSRFNGLQAGTPAFTERWKEVAAADPAGFARDQHDFIQHKYYDVQMGRLKDVGIDLSGRGAAVQDALWSTSVQYRGMTRSVFQKGLQQAYGEDFKLTELSDEQIVRAVQDYKHANVQVHFQSSPTLWDSLRDRALTEKTALVGLARYDQVNHNPEAYRGKDYQQAFGEPEPSQRGQRAAASAMADGVLAPGERGTEVQALQAKLIQAGHTGRNGQPLTADSHYGANTEHAVREFQQAHGLTVDGKAGRLTLQALDTAVREHTPAQPVAPATPAAAPAPAPATAREPDAAAAPGGQRIVVVEPFGNGSSNRTLRHGTSGEDAYRELKIHHPNTNAEAVRTGNAAKADRPSAMVEGELETVRTRGDRNGIPLVHKDLILSNPRGDREVMIPNPVAGYVQVNNDKWNSVSIWSHPAGHPQRELVGQVLHGARGTTPYKTGDFVEYGAPLIRQSDAGTPGAVHAHIELEPDQYRRFLGDMLNDRITLGGKVQAQGPEAAQAARSAQQAPMADGVLKQGERGDEVKALQGKLAALGYAGADGKPLHADGVYGKDTLAAVKQFQANNGLDDDGKAGRKTLAQVDAPNAVKAGTAPAAPARVEPAAPASMRDAGHADNARFDQALGKLQALEQQRAQAGLKPLFDNPQEAERAAGQLAYESKVSGMRQIDHVVARPDGTGLFAVQGELGDPAAQRTFVDRQQAVSHSVEASSRQSEALDSQFNQRAQEQQQEQVRNRGL